The genomic window AATTATCAAATTGTTTGGTTAGTCTGTCCATGTCGTTTACACTTCTAAAGATTTACGTATTTGTAAGGGATTTTAGTCAACTAAACTGAATCATTAGATGATAtgcatttaatttaattagccGTATTTATTATAATCCACGCGTCTATCATGTTCAGATACGGTCAAATTTAATCTTTAAATGTAAAAGTATAGTTCATGACCACCAATTAAGCAATGTATCAAACTATATAattgtgtaaatattttttttacaaaaacaaaaagacaagaaatatTAAAgctaatttattttctgttttgtcgACAAAAATAACTGTAATTTAACTTTGGTTCTctttattttaacattttaattccATGTATTTCTACAGGTATTGTTACATAAGATACCAAATCCGAACATTGGTTTTCATTCATACTTATCTCTTAACATTAATTGTAAATCCAGCCAAGCATGGTCATAGTTTcaattaaatgaaattaattgTAAGGTTGTCAGCTTTTATTATACTAGTAGTTCGGAAGATATTACCTCTTCcgtgttattattatctttattatctattgtttttaataggaaaatttataaatttgtgtttaCCAATTTcttcttacaaaaaataaaataaaaaatcattaaataaCTTCACATGGGAAATTAACTCACACTGCAATATTAATAGCTTGCTTTTGGTGTGAAGCTACGTGATATTGCAGTCACAACAATTAACTTTGACGTAGCCATTCTTTTAGTATCTTGTAAGTTTCTTTAGAAGATTTTGTAATCCTGTGattaacattaatatatatacatttaattCTTTTCCTGCTTCGATTAAGACACCTTTTACATATACGTATATCTGTTCTCtttaatacatttaaaatactattctgtatttttttcagaaaacatattttacaaACATACACTGATACACATAATCTTTACACTTATACATAAACGTACACAAAGAGGTGTATATATAACCTAGCtaccaaaaaataacaacaaaatggaATAACAGTTAAAGCATTTACTAATATAACCAATTGAAGAAAGCTGAGATTACTTGAGACTGTACTAAAAAGTATGATTAGAATGAATGATTTACGTCTACAAATCTAGCACGTATATTGCTCGACTAGTTCCGTGTCAATGAAGATTGTCTAGAACAATTAAAgacgttttcttttcttttcttcttttgtcaacaGACTAACAGAGCAATTAAAGACTTAAAAGTACTGTTACTTTCAGTTAAAATTTGTCGAggatattaaaaataatttctcggacttgagattttttttcttttttaccatATGGTTTGCTTTCATTcgaattttattatttgaatcTTAGTAGTATTTGCGATgttcaaaagtaaaaagttaCTATAATTGTTCGCAGTTAAAGACTAGCTAGTCTCTCTAGCTATTATCGTTGgagtattatttatatattttcacctATCATAATTAAATTAGGCCTTAATGaatatatctctctctctccctctaaccaactttatgtttgttttataaaatggCATAAGCATAACCAACAAGAAGACGACTTTctcaataaaaccaaaacctctTTCTCAATCCCacatagagagaaagagagagagagagatgagtcGGAGGAACAAGAACGGCCCTAAGCTCGAGCTGAGGCTGAATCTTTCGCCGCCTCCTTCTCAAGCCAGCCAGATGAGTCTTGTTCGATCACCAAACCGATCCAACACGACTTCACCAAGCTCATGCGTTTCATCTGAAACTAACCAGGAGGAGAACGAGACAATAACCTCAATGGTTCTTGTGGGTTGCCCTCGTTGCCTTATGTACGTTATGCTTTCTGATGATGACCCTAAATGTCCTAAATGCAAAAGCACCGTTCTTCTTGATTTCCTCCAAGAAAACGCTTTTGCCGCTACAACCGCTACCGCTGCCAATACCAGACGCAAGAAGAAGACCTGGTGGAACTGAATTTATTAATGATCCAACcgcgttttttttgttgttgtatgtaATCGAGGGATCTCAAAAGTCAAACCGAAATCTAAACTAATCCAACCGTATTTTTCTGGTTTCTCCttttatttatctctttaGTTGTTTTGTCTTTAGAGTAGTGCTAATCACGCTCCACTTTTAGACCAGACTCGAAGTGTAGCGCGACTAGCACTAACTTTGCTTAAAATGGAAgaatgattatttttgttataactgGTGATGCTTAGTATGACGAAacatgtgttgttgttttttttacatatttactttttgtttttactatgAAGTTATTACAGTTCAGCCTTTCCGGTGAATTTTCCGGTAACCATCTTACCCCAAACAAGTTTCTTTCACTAGAAAATCTTAATCAGTGACTCCTCATGCAAGTGGAGATGTTTCTCATCCTCGGTTTCTCGAACATATCTAAGAGTTTTTCGGATTATGTAAGACTCGTAAGAGAATTGTAGAAGAGTAATAAAAATTggcacttttttttttctcaacctTTGTTCCTTGGAGATGTGATAGAGcaacttcctctgtttcttgattactttgttttcatttcctAAGCAATCACAAAGGCTTATAGTGtattaaaagtgaaaaaagtAAACGAAAAGTTAGGTTAAGTTACAAATGGTTAGAGATAAACGCCAAGAGGTGATAATCAAATAATCTTAATATCTAGCAAGAAATGTTGTAAAGTGTTTTGGTTGTCCCAGGAGCAAAGGAATAATTTTGGACTAGGATCCAGATTAAATTTTTAGTCTCTGTGGTCCTACTAAATAGAAGTCTTTGAGTTTGCAGTTGATTACTCAAATGGTTTGGGTACCAATATTTGACTCCCCATCATAACTCAGACCTAAACCCCtgtttgaatgtttttttttggttattgtccTTGGGGAAccaaatttatagatttttctattttgttgcGCAATGATGATTTACCCTTCACAAATAATACCAAAAACTAGTTCCTGATCactaacaatatttttgtttcctgaAAATTGCATTATTAGTCAATGACAGTAAAAAAATTGGAGTTGTTTGTgtggcaaagaaaaaaagaacactgaaaaatataaatgataaattcagaaaatctattttttttttttgagaatgCTATTGCTAGGGGTGAAAGTTGGTTAAAATTGAAGAGGAGGTAGTTCAGATAGGTTTCAATATACTATTTAAAAgtaatgttttcatttaaatcaaatataaatgCAATAGTAATTGAGGCAGTTGAGAATTATGAGCGTTACGTAAAATGATAAATACGAATTTAATTCCACcttcaataatttatttatttttgtcaaaaataaacaaagaaaatggtaCTACAATTTACCTTTCTTGTTGAgttatatcttcttcttttctttattattatcttctttatcATTCACTAAATGTCACCTTTCTGTTGCAACCTTCATATTTAAGCAAAAATCTCATTCTTCAAAGCCtcattttctgtttattaAGAGTCACTATCCATTATAtagttctttttcttcccGGGAAAAATCTAGAAATTTCGGTTTATAGTTTACGTAAATGGGACCAAGAATTAAAATCTTACTAATCGCGATTTATTGGATTTTATATACGAATTCATACAACTTTTGTGGTTGCAAGATGATTTGCGATTGACCAACTTGCACTCTCCTAAAATTTCTTTGTAACTAGATAACCAAACATTTTTTACATAAACCATCTCTCTGACAATTACTATTAAACTAATCtgtttaaaacaaacattttgatGGTTGACACTTATTTTGTTGGAAGGAAGAGACAGGGGAATGTACTTTACTGGAGCTGTGAAAACCGGTTCTTGATTAGAGTGGCTACGTGCTGCGCAACCCATGCCGAGCCAGCCACCGTGCAGCAGAATCCGTGCGTGTGACCTTCCCTCTCGATAGATAAGGAAGTATGCGGAGCTTGCTTTGAAATCTGGACAATGGAGAGATTCTATGAGAGACCTTCCTTCTATCGTTAGGATAATGCATTTTGATTAAGCGAGAAGAAGGGAAACCAAGTAACCTCTTCAAAGAGTTGCAGTGGACCCCAATGATCATCAAtgccaaataaaaatgcaaGCTTGCTCTGGTTTTCTCTCATGAAATCCCAATCTGGCTCTGCTGCAAGCTTATATGCCAAAAATGAAACAGTGGATCGTCACCTAGAATGCTTTAGTTGGAGATCAACTATAGGGCAAGCTTGGTCATGTTGTAGAGCTTTCAAGTAAACACTTTGCATACTTTGAATTCAAAATGAGACTCTAAACTCTATACAACACATTGTTGAAAGAAGAGTACCTCTCTAAACTCTGACTTTGCCATGAAGAGAACATTGCGCATGGTGTGATACTGCAAGCATCAGATGAAGTTAAGTCGTCTGAATAGTTAGTAGGGAATAAGAACTTAAAGtatcaagaaaagaagatgtaATGGCCATCTTCAAGTCTTTATACAACTAGGTTCAAGTGTAAAACCCAAGAAAATCAGTGAATATGAGATAATCAATACCTGCCTCAAGTGAGTGCAGGTAGCTTGAACAGCAGTATCAGACCATGAAGCTCCAATGGATTTAGATACAAGCAGCCGTGCAGCTGACATAGGTAAAAGTCTCAGCGATGCAATCAGAAAACTTGCTGTAGCCGACAGAACAGAAGACCTGCACAACATGATAACGATTTCACAACATTCTAAATAAAGACTGATTGGTTCTTTCCTATCGAGGATTCGTATTGAGAACAAAAGCTCACGCTGCAAGTTTGCCAATTAATGATTGCTTTGTTGATTGTTGGTTCAAAGTCAAAAATGGATATAGGCCAATGCAATATACCACCTGCAAAGCATTCCAGAgaataatataagaaaaatcacaTAGCACTGAAAGAAATTGTGATGGAGAAAGTACTACTCTTAGAGGAAGCCATCTATACCTTGTCCGAGAATTTCTTCAATAACTCAAGGGATATATAAGACCCAATAGAATGCCCAACCTACCAAGATCAATTAAGCTTAGAGTTGTAAATTTTCATGAAAATCTGGAAATCCATCCAACTAAtggacatatatattttggtcaTAAGAAGCAATATGTCAATGGCTTATACACATGACAGTCTTACCAATATTATTGGAACTTTCACACTCTCCAACTCCTGTCTGATAAAATCAATCTGTATGATAACTAACAGATTAAGATCTTAACTTCACAGGATGAACAATACAAGAACCTAAAGGCTTTCAAATCCAAGAgcaatgaagaaaaatgatttttattaccTTATGATCAATTTGTTCTTGAAATGAAAATAGCCTCCCAGACTCCCAGTCctaaaagtgaaaataatCAAGTATCATGAAAGCCTATCAAACTAAGATATTATATGAAGAGAACCATCAAAGTTTACACACAGTAAA from Arabidopsis thaliana chromosome 3, partial sequence includes these protein-coding regions:
- a CDS encoding E3 ubiquitin-protein ligase (unknown protein; FUNCTIONS IN: molecular_function unknown; INVOLVED IN: response to karrikin; EXPRESSED IN: 21 plant structures; EXPRESSED DURING: 12 growth stages; BEST Arabidopsis thaliana protein match is: unknown protein (TAIR:AT5G06270.1); Has 171 Blast hits to 171 proteins in 15 species: Archae - 0; Bacteria - 0; Metazoa - 0; Fungi - 0; Plants - 171; Viruses - 0; Other Eukaryotes - 0 (source: NCBI BLink).); this translates as MSRRNKNGPKLELRLNLSPPPSQASQMSLVRSPNRSNTTSPSSCVSSETNQEENETITSMVLVGCPRCLMYVMLSDDDPKCPKCKSTVLLDFLQENAFAATTATAANTRRKKKTWWN
- a CDS encoding alpha/beta-Hydrolases superfamily protein translates to MTEMMEIQAENPTFHVLFIPGNPGVVSFYKDFLESLYEFLGGNASVIAIGQISHTSKDWESGRLFSFQEQIDHKIDFIRQELESVKVPIILVGHSIGSYISLELLKKFSDKVVYCIGLYPFLTLNQQSTKQSLIGKLAASSVLSATASFLIASLRLLPMSAARLLVSKSIGASWSDTAVQATCTHLRQYHTMRNVLFMAKSEFRELAAEPDWDFMRENQSKLAFLFGIDDHWGPLQLFEEISKQAPHTSLSIEREGHTHGFCCTVAGSAWVAQHVATLIKNRFSQLQ
- a CDS encoding alpha/beta-Hydrolases superfamily protein, with amino-acid sequence METQNKLMNETKRHVKSRLCRVSGSMTEMMEIQAENPTFHVLFIPGNPGVVSFYKDFLESLYEFLGGNASVIAIGQISHTSKDWESGRLFSFQEQIDHKIDFIRQELESVKVPIILVGHSIGSYISLELLKKFSDKVVYCIGLYPFLTLNQQSTKQSLIGKLAASSVLSATASFLIASLRLLPMSAARLLVSKSIGASWSDTAVQATCTHLRQYHTMRNVLFMAKSEFRELAAEPDWDFMRENQSKLAFLFGIDDHWGPLQLFEEISKQAPHTSLSIEREGHTHGFCCTVAGSAWVAQHVATLIKNRFSQLQ
- a CDS encoding alpha/beta-Hydrolases superfamily protein; this translates as METQNKLMNETKRHVKSRLCRVSGSMTEMMEIQAENPTFHVLFIPGNPGVVSFYKDFLESLYEFLGGNASVIAIGQISHTSKDWESGRLFSFQEQIDHKIDFIRQELESVKVPIILVGHSIGSYISLELLKKFSDKVVYCIGLYPFLTLNQQSTKQSLIGKLAASSVLSATASFLIASLRLLPMSAARLLVSKSIGASWSDTAVQATCTHLRQYHTMRNVLFMAKSEFRELAAEPDWDFMRENQSKLAFLFGIDDHWGPLQLFEEVTWFPFFSLNQNALS
- a CDS encoding alpha/beta-Hydrolases superfamily protein (alpha/beta-Hydrolases superfamily protein; CONTAINS InterPro DOMAIN/s: Protein of unknown function DUF2305 (InterPro:IPR019363); Has 35333 Blast hits to 34131 proteins in 2444 species: Archae - 798; Bacteria - 22429; Metazoa - 974; Fungi - 991; Plants - 531; Viruses - 0; Other Eukaryotes - 9610 (source: NCBI BLink).) yields the protein METQNKLMNETKRHVKSRLCRVSGSMTEMMEIQAENPTFHVLFIPGNPGVVSFYKDFLESLYEFLGGNASVIAIGQISHTSKDWESGRLFSFQEQIDHKIDFIRQELESVKVPIILVGHSIGSYISLELLKKFSDKVVYCIGLYPFLTLNQQSTKQSLIGKLAASSVLSATASFLIASLRLLPMSAARLLVSKSIGASWSDTAVQATCTHLRQYHTMRNVLFMAKSEFREVLFFQQCVV